Proteins encoded by one window of Myxococcus fulvus:
- a CDS encoding RNA polymerase sigma factor, with product MALLSAVKMVLVGAPPSDTEGERRLLRRARTGDPAAFRTLFERHSPAVWRFLRDLLRDEAAADEATQETFVRAHARLGALRDEDRVGAWLLGIARHVYLESRRTRGVHVDVEDEEHAAHLEAVLPTPSPEDLLLDRELEGLLAQALGTLNEERRAALLLRIDHGLPYEEIASVMGWSLQKVKNEIHRARLRLREQLAAHLGGGHP from the coding sequence GTGGCTCTTCTTTCCGCGGTGAAGATGGTCCTGGTGGGTGCGCCCCCATCCGACACGGAGGGTGAGCGCCGCCTGTTGCGCCGGGCCCGCACGGGGGACCCCGCCGCCTTCCGCACGCTCTTCGAGCGGCACTCGCCCGCGGTCTGGCGCTTCCTCAGGGATTTGCTCCGCGACGAGGCCGCCGCCGACGAGGCCACCCAGGAGACCTTCGTCCGCGCGCACGCGAGGCTCGGGGCGCTGCGCGATGAGGACCGGGTGGGCGCGTGGCTGCTCGGCATCGCCCGACATGTCTATCTGGAGTCCCGCCGCACCCGGGGGGTCCACGTGGACGTGGAGGACGAGGAGCACGCCGCGCACCTGGAGGCGGTGCTGCCCACGCCGTCACCCGAAGACTTGTTGTTGGACCGGGAGCTGGAGGGGCTCTTGGCCCAGGCGCTCGGGACGCTCAACGAGGAGCGGCGCGCGGCGCTGCTGTTGCGCATCGACCATGGGCTTCCCTACGAGGAGATTGCTTCGGTGATGGGCTGGTCGCTGCAGAAGGTGAAGAACGAAATCCACCGCGCGCGCCTGCGCCTGCGCGAGCAGCTGGCCGCCCATCTCGGAGGAGGACACCCATGA